The Lujinxingia vulgaris genome segment TGCTGCGATGATGCCCATCGTCACGCCAACAATCGCGACGTAGAGCGCCAGATAGATGGCAAGGGATCCGAGCCAACTCATAGACTGTCCGGGGTTTTAGCGTGCGGCTTGTGGCGAGAGCTCAGCGCCGGTGGGGGGGGCGCCCTCATAGCGGCTGGGGCATTTGACGAGGACCTCGTCGGCGTGGAGCGTCAAGGTCTCATCGACGACGCCCTGGGCGACAACTTCGCTGTCTTCCTGGAAGGTGTCGGGGAGCGCCCGGGTGTAGACGACTTTCATGCCCACGCCCTGCTCGGAGATGCGGAAGGTGTTGTGGATGCCGCCGGCTTCGCCCTCAAAAGAGCCCGGCTCGACGATGCCTTTGATGCGCACGGTCTTGCCGA includes the following:
- a CDS encoding cytochrome c maturation protein CcmE codes for the protein MSTHTTPPSDPNPRGWDGDLDADLLDEELDALDDLPSSQADGPSWGLIIGVLVAIVAIAFLVLDGLEGETYFYEVDQAVAKGDDLIGKTVRIKGIVEPGSFEGEAGGIHNTFRISEQGVGMKVVYTRALPDTFQEDSEVVAQGVVDETLTLHADEVLVKCPSRYEGAPPTGAELSPQAAR